One Misgurnus anguillicaudatus chromosome 19, ASM2758022v2, whole genome shotgun sequence genomic region harbors:
- the LOC129436766 gene encoding nuclear pore complex protein Nup85: protein MEEVDVVPEPTLIRGAGYHQTHLGFEWGPGDLLVYETHYKLKGPRSAGSPFVHVVRKDEDNCSPILRKLFNESHHIFVGLQKIEEDAPSKNKKSQFVSISKNYRSVIRACMEELQQGAVLTQDKSLASQYGDQVSILLAIELIWNLCEVLFIDAAPAGTLLLHLLDWVRLHKSDVDTRAREVLQSDSPTQHHSYWDVVISLVLQGRMDEARQVLSKQASMRPESNSVFKRMDTLFQSMPIFNPTGTQTLAEFDVKWRHWHEECDRCLQDNTFASNPHLEAICKIMVGDEDALLEHRELLSTWYHFLVTRLLFSHPTVKPPDLHYYAQSSMSMFLGPRASPEPLDTIVLSAFEFDLHQVIKDSSFVLNNWWFVAHLTDLLDHCKLLQSHNLDFGSNLREFLVLEYASGLFTHHSLWQLAVDYFDHCPEFGRVYLELQIERIPLDTERKAVKVLRICEDRQMTEQVRSICKIMAKRSLRNNRLGSALSWSIRAKDAALATLISERFLQDYKNKGSFTDLDLLDNLGSAMLLSDRLTFLGKYREFHRLYGEKRFSDAAKLLLSLMTANIAPRSMWMTLLIDALPLLEQREVIFSVEQTYELMSCLEELTSRSKDSQQTAQEDDIESTKIELLRLALARNLAMAIVKEGTIET from the exons ATGGAGGAGGTAGATGTGGTGCCCGAGCCCACC CTCATTCGTGGCGCTGGATATCACCAGACACACTTGGGTTTTGAATGGGGTCCTGGTGATCTGTTAGTTTACGAGACACACTACAAGCTGAAAG GTCCGAGGTCTGCAGGTTCCCCATTCGTCCACGTCGTGAGGAAAGATGAAGACAACTGCTCTCCCATCCTGCGCAAGCTCTTCAACGAGTCCCATCACATCTTCGTGGGGCTGCAGAAGATTGAAGAGGACGCACCCAGCAAAAACAAGAAGTCACA GTTCGTGAGCATCAGTAAGAACTACAGATCTGTGATCAGAGCCTGCATGGAAGAACTTCAGCAGGGCGCAG TTTTAACTCAAGACAAATCTTTAGCATCACAGTATGGAGATCAG GTCTCTATTCTTCTGGCTATTGAGCTCATTTGGAACTTGTGCGAGGTCCTTTTCATAGATGCGGCTCCAG CTGGCACTTTACTTCTGCACCTGCTGGATTGGGTACGTTTGCATAAGTCTGATGTGGATACCAGAGCGAGAGAGGTGCTACAGAGTGACAGCCCCACACAACATCACTCCTACTGGGATGTG gTGATTAGTTTGGTTCTGCAGGGTCGTATGGATGAAGCCCGTCAGGTGCTGTCGAAACAGGCGTCTATGCGCCCAGAAAGCAACTCTGTGTTTAAGCGTATGGACACACTGTTCCAGAGCATGCCTATATTCAAC CCTACAGGCACCCAAACGCTAGCAGAGTTTGATGTCAAATGGAGGCACTGGCACGAGGAATGCGATCGCTGTCTGCAGGACAACACTTTTGCTAGCAACCCCCACCTGGAGGCCATCTGCAAG ATTATGGTTGGCGATGAAGACGCTCTGCTGGAACACCGAGAGTTACTGAGCACGTGGTATCACTTCCTGGTGACCCGACTGCTCTTTTCTCACCCAACAGTCAAACCGCCCGACCTTCACTACTACGCCCAA tCCAGCATGAGCATGTTTTTGGGCCCACGGGCGTCTCCTGAACCTCTGGACACTATTGTGCTGTCAGCGTTTGAGTTTGACCTGCATCAGGTCATCAAAGACAGCAG TTTTGTGCTGAATAACTGGTGGTTTGTGGCTCATCTGACGGATCTGTTGGATCATTGTAAACTCCTGCAGTCGCACAACCTCGA TTTTGGATCTAACCTGCGTGAGTTTCTGGTTTTGGAGTACGCCTCCGGTCTCTTCACACATCACAG TCTGTGGCAGCTGGCCGTGGATTATTTCGATCACTGTCCTGAGTTCGGTCGAGTCTATCTGGAGTTACAGATCGAGAGGATCCCACTGGACACCGAACGCAAAGCTGTCAAAGTCCTGCGGATCTGTGAAGACCGACAGATGACTGAACAGG TACGAAGTATCTGTAAGATCATGGCTAAGCGATCTCTGAGGAATAACAGACTGGGATCTGCTTTGTCCTGGAGCATCCGTGCCAAAGACGCAGCGTTGGCTACGCTCATCTCTGAGAG GTTTCTTCAGGATTACAAGAATAAAGGCTCATTCACAGATCTGGATTTACTGGATAATCTCGGTTCCGCTATGCTGCTCAGTGACAGACTCACGTTTTTAG GGAAGTACCGTGAGTTTCACAGGCTTTATGGAGAAAAGCGTTTCTCGGATGCCGCAAAACTCCTGCTGTCCCTCATGACGGCAAACATCGCCCCTCGCAGTATGTGGATGACCCTGCTGATAGACGCCCTTCCCCTGCTGGAGCAGAGAGAG gtGATATTTTCTGTGGAGCAGACATATGAGCTCATGTCCTGTCTTGAAGAACTGACATCCAGAAGCAAAGACTCACAGCAGACAGCACAG gAAGATGACATCGAGTCCACCAAGATTGAACTCTTGCGTCTCGCTCTGGCTCGAAATCTGGCCATGGCCATCGTGAAGGAGGGAACGATAGAAACATGA